From Limibacter armeniacum, one genomic window encodes:
- a CDS encoding family 16 glycosylhydrolase → MNVQQFLAGIFLFAAGNTVVLAQDLTIPPKHYVDTVNIEMRVVRQNDRYPLSDQGNNGKWKLLKKHSDEFDGKSVNESRWYPNNPKWKGRQPTFFHPSNVRLENGELIFSVNKHQNDSLPEGFTHTSGFIKSKKKFLYGYFEAEMKLMDAPWVSGFWMTNVSKDWWTEIDICENAPGVSYNRNDLNSNIHVFRTPKDKGDIQKHFSRTKKYYIPSELQQDYHVWGLEWTPEYIRFYIDGILFREAKNTHWHQPLEVNFNNESNKWFGALPDDQRLDGQFNVKYFRAWEAN, encoded by the coding sequence ATGAATGTACAACAATTTCTAGCGGGAATCTTTTTGTTTGCAGCAGGCAATACTGTCGTATTAGCACAAGACTTAACCATCCCCCCAAAACACTATGTAGACACCGTCAATATTGAAATGAGAGTGGTAAGACAAAACGACCGTTATCCGCTTTCAGATCAAGGCAATAACGGTAAGTGGAAATTGCTGAAAAAACACTCCGATGAATTTGATGGAAAAAGTGTCAACGAAAGTCGATGGTATCCCAACAACCCGAAATGGAAAGGCAGACAACCTACTTTCTTCCATCCATCCAATGTCAGGTTGGAAAATGGTGAACTCATTTTCAGTGTTAACAAACACCAGAATGATTCACTCCCGGAAGGTTTTACTCATACTTCTGGATTTATCAAAAGTAAGAAGAAATTTCTCTACGGCTATTTTGAGGCAGAGATGAAACTGATGGATGCTCCTTGGGTATCGGGTTTCTGGATGACTAACGTAAGCAAGGACTGGTGGACTGAGATTGATATCTGCGAGAATGCCCCCGGTGTAAGTTATAACCGGAATGACCTGAATTCCAACATCCATGTTTTCAGGACACCTAAGGATAAAGGGGATATTCAGAAGCATTTTTCCAGAACCAAAAAGTACTATATCCCTTCAGAACTGCAACAAGATTACCATGTATGGGGACTTGAATGGACACCTGAATACATCCGCTTCTACATTGACGGCATCCTGTTCAGGGAAGCTAAGAATACCCACTGGCACCAGCCATTGGAAGTCAATTTCAATAACGAATCCAACAAATGGTTTGGTGCACTTCCGGACGATCAGCGACTTGATGGGCAATTTAATGTGAAGTACTTCAGAGCTTGGGAAGCCAACTAA
- a CDS encoding nuclear transport factor 2 family protein, with translation MNLEKNKENAIAFYRMAYEGNPQKAIELYVGKEYIQHNPDVPDGTQGFIDYFEKMQREYPEKSIRFVRSVAEGDLVALHTHQVWPGNDQYVTMDFFRFDEKGKICEHWDAIQQVPEKQAHQNGMF, from the coding sequence ATGAATCTGGAAAAAAATAAAGAAAATGCGATTGCCTTTTACCGAATGGCTTACGAAGGTAACCCTCAAAAAGCTATTGAGCTTTATGTTGGCAAAGAATATATCCAGCATAATCCGGATGTACCAGATGGAACTCAGGGCTTTATTGATTATTTTGAAAAGATGCAGAGAGAATACCCTGAAAAGTCAATCCGATTTGTAAGAAGTGTAGCGGAAGGTGATCTCGTCGCCTTGCATACCCATCAGGTTTGGCCCGGTAATGACCAATATGTAACCATGGACTTTTTCCGCTTTGATGAAAAAGGCAAGATCTGCGAGCATTGGGATGCTATTCAGCAAGTTCCTGAAAAGCAGGCGCACCAGAACGGGATGTTTTAA